ttattaaagcAAGTAATTCCTGTAAACCACCGCGATCCTCGTTACCAGCCATGCCATCGACTTCGTCCATCAACAATACATGCTTGTTCGTGATCTTTTGTTTAGTTCCTGTTCATATATTTGTTACGTCAagtgaaatattgataattattttaaaattttgtattacatgCTCACCGGTAACATAATCTTTCATTGTAGTATTGGATAATAATCCTGAGACTTCTTCTTTCAAAAGCTTCTTGTTTCTCGTGTCAGAAGCGTTAAATTCTACAAGATCGTAACCCAATTCTTTACAAACAACCTGTACAGTTGTTGTTTTACCAACGCCTGGTGGACCCGACAGCAAAGCAGCTTTAAAACTTTGTCCATGGGTTTGTTTACCTATTAAAATAGAAGCAAAAATTAAtcagattaattttcttattttattttcattattattttctaaaagaaagtaattattgaaaaatagagacaaaaaacataataattgtaaaaattatattaatacgaaAGTATGCACATGACGTACTGCTGTTGTTATACTTTGGATCTTGACGATTTTTATGCCAATCACGCAACCATACATACAAGTTGTGTGCGCAGCTCTTATCTCCTTGCTGTCCTATAATTTGTTTCATAGTTTTAGGTCTGTATTTTTCGACGAGCGGTTGCGAACCGATGCTTATGGTTgtctagaaaaataatagaatcatatttcaatctttaagttttatttaattattatattatgcatatattttatgacattGATGTCTAAGTATACCTCTTGTGAATAATTGTTTACATCCAATGTCTGCTTTGGTATTGTTGAAGACGTTGTCGTTTTCACAGGTGAACATAGTGATGTCTTTACCTTTTCAGAAAGCTCATGTAAACCTGTTGGTGATTTTGCTTTCTGGGGTGATGGCGATTTATCTTcctcaaatttattaaatttctttttcgtgTTTGATTTCGCCTTtgttataataacattttcagCTTTACCTTCTGGTCTCGTGCGAATCATTTCCAGGAGATCATCCTCGGATATTTGCTTGATACCCAGACTACTGGcctaaaaatattcatataaagaagaaatggTGAGTATATGCTAatcatatacacatttatgaTCAAATAAATGTACTTTTGCTAGTTTTGATGGACCAGGTTCTTCTcctactataatataattaactttgCCCGAAACAGAGTTCACGGTACGGCCGCCGTATTTACGTACTAAATCTTCAACTTCATTTCTTTCCAGAGAATCAAGAACACCAGTGAGCAAGAAACTTATACCAGCTAAACAGTTTTGGGCACCCTATAAAACAACGAATATCAATCAAAGATTTTATCGTATCAAAAAATGATTCCTACATATCTTTCAGaactatatttaattgttatatacaaatgtaaCCTTACTGTAGGAATCTCCTTTGAACCAGGATTTCTGGCACCACCTCTttgaagatatttttcatacattataGCAcgctgtttctttttttctatccttTCTTCAAATAAATCCACCGTTTTGGCTTTCTTCTTGTCTGGTGATTGTTTTTGTAtgctttcattttcttttgtagTAGAAATAGGTCTTGAGACATTTATTGCCAAGttgttaaactttaatttctttgatttatCATCACTATACTTACTACTTGTATCCAAATCTTCATTGGAACTAGAGTtgtcctttttaatttttaattttttttttggagaagaaataatcatttttgaaTGTACGTTATTTTTGTTAGGAGATTTTTTCACCTCTTtagtttttgttttgtttgttTGATTATCTTTCGAATGGATATCATGTTTCTTACTTTTATTAGAAACTATCTctgtaaatgttttattaaatcaaatttgtttagtaatgtttattttaatatttaatgaattcaACATACCTGTTTTAATTGCTGTTTCAGAATTCTTTGaaatcttttcattttcagtgttatctttatctttttttgtatcttcTATTATCATATCCTGTGAAGTGTCCAATTGTTTAAGTACAGAATCAAAATCATCGTCATTGTGAAATTCAGATTCCTATAAATCCCAGTATTATTTGtagaatgtttaatttatgttaatttattatatttttgcttatataatatttaccagtttttgtaatttttgtctCACTTTTGCCTCTTCTACTCTCATTATTGGCCTTTTGCCAAACAGCTCGCTAgaagagatttttttacgtggcttttctttctcttttttctcattttctccTGATTTTGTTAAatctttcttacttttttctacaattatatCATCGTCTGAATCAGACAAGGCAGAAACTTTTGTTGGTTTTTTTCGTACAAcctgattaattatataactttgtatTATTGCAAGTAACAAAaggaataatataaacaattatgaCAAACTAAtccatataatatacagaaaaataacaaaggtACACCTTAGAACGCTTTATGGATGACTTGGACTTCTCTTCATCCTCGTCTGACGAGATTACACGTCTCTTTTGGGACTTTGTAGGCTcgctattatttttctgaGAAGTTGCAATCGACGTAAAATACGATCTTATATCCTGTAAAAGCATTtataacaatacatatatatatatatctcatataaATCCGAAGTAATAGCATTCACACATTATTGTCATTACATACCCGCGGCATTTTTCCTGATAtcgaagaaattatttataacgtgAGTTTTATTCGTATTGTTACGCAGGCATAATTGATCGACAATTCCCCGATCAACGAGTTTTGTTTTATGAAGTTCAGCAGCAGATTTTTCCCGCGAAGCAGAACTACACGACAAACGTGACGAGATACGtccataaacataaaataaacctAGATAGATGAACTCAACGTGAAACGTGAAACATGAGAGCtaacgaggaaaaaaaatactaaaattccCTTGTCTTGATtggtcaattaaattttatctcacggATAATTTTCGAACACACCCCAAAGTGCATTTCGTTTATTTGTTATTGGAACATAACCTAAAACCTAAAACACGTGATGATAGCATAACGTGCATTTTCTTGCCGGAAAGTTTtcattgaaattgaaatagaaATGGAAGATTAGACTCTcaatcgattattttttttttttaagaagtaAAAACAGGTGAGaagatagattataaaaatttaatgaaataattcgttttgattaatacatttatagcagttattataaatatacatgttatttgtgtacatatatagaaagaaa
This sequence is a window from Anoplolepis gracilipes chromosome 10, ASM4749672v1, whole genome shotgun sequence. Protein-coding genes within it:
- the Gnf1 gene encoding replication factor C subunit 1 isoform X2, which translates into the protein MPRDIRSYFTSIATSQKNNSEPTKSQKRRVISSDEDEEKSKSSIKRSKVVRKKPTKVSALSDSDDDIIVEKSKKDLTKSGENEKKEKEKPRKKISSSELFGKRPIMRVEEAKVRQKLQKLESEFHNDDDFDSVLKQLDTSQDMIIEDTKKDKDNTENEKISKNSETAIKTEIVSNKSKKHDIHSKDNQTNKTKTKEVKKSPNKNNVHSKMIISSPKKKLKIKKDNSSSNEDLDTSKNESIQKQSPDKKKAKTVDLFEERIEKKKQRAIMYEKYLQRGGARNPGSKEIPTGAQNCLAGISFLLTGVLDSLERNEVEDLVRKYGGRTVNSVSGKVNYIIVGEEPGPSKLAKASSLGIKQISEDDLLEMIRTRPEGKAENVIITKAKSNTKKKFNKFEEDKSPSPQKAKSPTGLHELSEKVKTSLCSPVKTTTSSTIPKQTLDVNNYSQETTISIGSQPLVEKYRPKTMKQIIGQQGDKSCAHNLYVWLRDWHKNRQDPKYNNSSKQTHGQSFKAALLSGPPGVGKTTTVQVVCKELGYDLVEFNASDTRNKKLLKEEVSGLLSNTTMKDYVTGTKQKITNKHVLLMDEVDGMAGNEDRGGLQELLALIRNTEVPIICVCNDRSNTKMRTISTHSYDLKFHKLRVEQIRSSMKSLCFKENIKISTEDLDRLIESTNHDIRQVINHLEFLGSRTSQVETIDKKNSNKNFKLGPFDVAKVAFNAEEQKNMSLNDKIGLYFHDYNIAPLFVQENYLSARLSQVSPLQRLDKIAQAADSIAQGDLIEKAMRSNMMWSLLPLHACFSFVIPTNEMSGNLDALVRFPGWFGRNSKAMRFNRLMQELTTHTRLATGANKDALNMDYLPHIRNAILKPLIDNGMDGIEAAINIMGKYHLTREDLDSIIEISLWPGVRDPTSNLDSKVKAAFTRAYQKNPPMLPYAINSNTTAKKRSLENDDFIEEENSEKEDDSIEADKMIKAKKPTAASTSKAAASTKRSGEPSKKRGQKRNKTK
- the Gnf1 gene encoding replication factor C subunit 1 isoform X1, giving the protein MPRDIRSYFTSIATSQKNNSEPTKSQKRRVISSDEDEEKSKSSIKRSKVVRKKPTKVSALSDSDDDIIVEKSKKDLTKSGENEKKEKEKPRKKISSSELFGKRPIMRVEEAKVRQKLQKLESEFHNDDDFDSVLKQLDTSQDMIIEDTKKDKDNTENEKISKNSETAIKTEIVSNKSKKHDIHSKDNQTNKTKTKEVKKSPNKNNVHSKMIISSPKKKLKIKKDNSSSNEDLDTSSKYSDDKSKKLKFNNLAINVSRPISTTKENESIQKQSPDKKKAKTVDLFEERIEKKKQRAIMYEKYLQRGGARNPGSKEIPTGAQNCLAGISFLLTGVLDSLERNEVEDLVRKYGGRTVNSVSGKVNYIIVGEEPGPSKLAKASSLGIKQISEDDLLEMIRTRPEGKAENVIITKAKSNTKKKFNKFEEDKSPSPQKAKSPTGLHELSEKVKTSLCSPVKTTTSSTIPKQTLDVNNYSQETTISIGSQPLVEKYRPKTMKQIIGQQGDKSCAHNLYVWLRDWHKNRQDPKYNNSSKQTHGQSFKAALLSGPPGVGKTTTVQVVCKELGYDLVEFNASDTRNKKLLKEEVSGLLSNTTMKDYVTGTKQKITNKHVLLMDEVDGMAGNEDRGGLQELLALIRNTEVPIICVCNDRSNTKMRTISTHSYDLKFHKLRVEQIRSSMKSLCFKENIKISTEDLDRLIESTNHDIRQVINHLEFLGSRTSQVETIDKKNSNKNFKLGPFDVAKVAFNAEEQKNMSLNDKIGLYFHDYNIAPLFVQENYLSARLSQVSPLQRLDKIAQAADSIAQGDLIEKAMRSNMMWSLLPLHACFSFVIPTNEMSGNLDALVRFPGWFGRNSKAMRFNRLMQELTTHTRLATGANKDALNMDYLPHIRNAILKPLIDNGMDGIEAAINIMGKYHLTREDLDSIIEISLWPGVRDPTSNLDSKVKAAFTRAYQKNPPMLPYAINSNTTAKKRSLENDDFIEEENSEKEDDSIEADKMIKAKKPTAASTSKAAASTKRSGEPSKKRGQKRNKTK
- the Gnf1 gene encoding replication factor C subunit 1 isoform X3 — protein: MPRDIRSYFTSIATSQKNNSEPTKSQKRRVISSDEDEEKSKSSIKRSKVVRKKPTKVSALSDSDDDIIVEKSKKDLTKSGENEKKEKEKPRKKISSSELFGKRPIMRVEEAKVRQKLQKLESEFHNDDDFDSVLKQLDTSQDMIIEDTKKDKDNTENEKISKNSETAIKTEIVSNKSKKHDIHSKDNQTNKTKTKEVKKSPNKNNVHSKMIISSPKKKLKIKKDNSSSNEDLDTSNKKKAKTVDLFEERIEKKKQRAIMYEKYLQRGGARNPGSKEIPTGAQNCLAGISFLLTGVLDSLERNEVEDLVRKYGGRTVNSVSGKVNYIIVGEEPGPSKLAKASSLGIKQISEDDLLEMIRTRPEGKAENVIITKAKSNTKKKFNKFEEDKSPSPQKAKSPTGLHELSEKVKTSLCSPVKTTTSSTIPKQTLDVNNYSQETTISIGSQPLVEKYRPKTMKQIIGQQGDKSCAHNLYVWLRDWHKNRQDPKYNNSSKQTHGQSFKAALLSGPPGVGKTTTVQVVCKELGYDLVEFNASDTRNKKLLKEEVSGLLSNTTMKDYVTGTKQKITNKHVLLMDEVDGMAGNEDRGGLQELLALIRNTEVPIICVCNDRSNTKMRTISTHSYDLKFHKLRVEQIRSSMKSLCFKENIKISTEDLDRLIESTNHDIRQVINHLEFLGSRTSQVETIDKKNSNKNFKLGPFDVAKVAFNAEEQKNMSLNDKIGLYFHDYNIAPLFVQENYLSARLSQVSPLQRLDKIAQAADSIAQGDLIEKAMRSNMMWSLLPLHACFSFVIPTNEMSGNLDALVRFPGWFGRNSKAMRFNRLMQELTTHTRLATGANKDALNMDYLPHIRNAILKPLIDNGMDGIEAAINIMGKYHLTREDLDSIIEISLWPGVRDPTSNLDSKVKAAFTRAYQKNPPMLPYAINSNTTAKKRSLENDDFIEEENSEKEDDSIEADKMIKAKKPTAASTSKAAASTKRSGEPSKKRGQKRNKTK